One region of Quercus lobata isolate SW786 chromosome 2, ValleyOak3.0 Primary Assembly, whole genome shotgun sequence genomic DNA includes:
- the LOC115978345 gene encoding uncharacterized protein LOC115978345, protein MALTNFILTVAGVSAVILLLRSDVKQSAVVFRRNVKHIRHWLEQESASATKAAEKAVPKELESKVLPKDIPKDKH, encoded by the exons atggcATTGACGAACTTTATACTGACAGTGGCTGGTGTTAGCGCGGTGATTCTACTGCTGAGGAGCGATGTGAAACAATCAGCGGTGGTGTTTAGGCGCAACGTCAAGCACATACGCCATTGGCTCGAACAAGAATCCGCCTCTGCCACCAA GGCAGCGGAGAAGGCAGTTCCTAAGGAACTAGAATCAAAGGTTCTTCCAAAAGACATTCCCAAGGACAAGCACTGA